From Candoia aspera isolate rCanAsp1 chromosome 4, rCanAsp1.hap2, whole genome shotgun sequence, a single genomic window includes:
- the SMIM19 gene encoding small integral membrane protein 19 isoform X2 — translation MAGARALGESGGGGAAAMDYSVHEAWNEATNIYLLAVLASLALLVYARRNKRKIMRIFTLPPTIEIPSEPNFYDSVKKVRLRQQLEMYSIARKYDHQQQPQKQTDSVQLLVE, via the exons ATGGCTGGTGCCCGGGCGCTGGGCGAAAGCGGCGGGGGTGGTGCAGCCGCTATGGACTATTCAGTACACGAGGCTTGGAATGAAGCCACCAACATTTACCTGCTGGCGGTGCTCGCCAGCTTGGCCCTCTTGGTGTACGCCCGCAG AAATAAGAGGAAGATTATGAGGATTTTTACATTACCTCCAACAATAGAAATACCATCTGAACCAAACTTTTATGACAGTGTGAAAAAAGTCCGTCTTCGGCAGCAATTAGAGATGTATTCTATCG caAGGAAATATGACCACCAGCAGCAACCACAGAAACAGACTGATAGTGTACAGCTTTTGGTGGAATGA